A window of the Triplophysa rosa linkage group LG23, Trosa_1v2, whole genome shotgun sequence genome harbors these coding sequences:
- the eci2 gene encoding enoyl-CoA delta isomerase 2, mitochondrial isoform X2, translated as MGATVEDFNRAKEQLSTLKEDPGNEVKLKIYALFKQATQGPCNTSKPGMLDFVNKAKWDAWKSLGSVSQEEARQKYVELITSLVATEAPAVATQPAGSAKVFQTLLVSTEDNITAIRLNRPEKKNAITVEMYNELIEALDLAGKDDSVITVMTGSGDYYCSGNDLNNFTNTPAGGVEALAKKSGELLRGYVKAYIDFPKPLIAVINGPAVGVSVTLLGLFDVVYATERATFHTPFSQLGQSPEGCSSYLFPKMMGAAKASEMLLFNKKLTAAQACELGLVTEVFPDNTFQTEVWTRLKAYAKLPRNSLALSKQVIRGVEKEKLHAVNDAEVERLVERWLSDECMQAIMSFFQSKSKL; from the exons ATGGGAGCAACGGTAGAAGATTTCAACAGGGCCAAAGAACAGCTGAGCACTTTGAAGGAGGACCCGGGCAATGAGGTCAAACTCAAGATCTACGCACTCTTTAAACAG GCCACCCAAGGACCCTGTAACACCTCTAAACCTGGTATGCTGGACTTTGTGAACAAAGCTAAATGGGATGCCTGGAAAAGTCTGGGGTCTGTATCACAG GAAGAGGCCAGGCAGAAATATGTGGAGCTCATCACATCTCTGGTGGCAACAGAAGCTCCTGCGGTGGCAACACAGCCTGCTGGGAGTGCGAAGGTCTTCCAGACCCTGCTGGTCAGCACAGAAGACAACATCACAGCCATTCGCCTCAACAGACCGGAGAAAAAAAACGCCATTACTGTAGAG ATGTACAATGAGTTGATTGAGGCTCTGGATCTTGCTGGAAAAGATGATTCTGTCATTACAGTGATGACAG GCAGTGGAGATTATTACTGCAGCGGAAATGACCTGAACAACTTCACTAACACCCCAGCGGGTGGCGTCGAGGCGCTGGCTAAGAAATCTGGGGAGTTATTGAG GGGGTATGTAAAGGCATACATTGACTTCCCCAAACCCCTGATTGCAGTTATAAATGGACCTGCAGTGGGGGTGTCAGTCACTCTGTTAGGACTTTTTGATGTCGTTTATGCCACAGAGAGG GCAACGTTTCACACACCCTTCAGTCAGTTGGGTCAGAGTCCCGAGGGCTGCTCTTCATATCTTTTCCCTAAAATGATGGGTGCAGCAAAG GCCAGTGAGATGTTGTTGTTCAATAAGAAGCTGACGGCTGCACAGGCCTGTGAACTCGGTTTGGTGACCGAAGTCTTTCCTGACAACACCTTTCAAACAGAGGTGTGGACCAGACTGAAGGCGTATGCCAAACTGCCCAGAAAT TCTTTGGCCCTGTCGAAGCAGGTGATCCGAGGGGTTGAGAAAGAGAAACTTCACGCTGTGAATGACGCTGAGGTGGAGAGACTGGTGGAGCGCTGGCTCTCGGATGAGTGCATGCAGGCCATCATGAGTTTCTTCCAGTCCAAGTCTAAACTGTGA
- the eci2 gene encoding enoyl-CoA delta isomerase 2, mitochondrial isoform X1 → MAAVFKFLSPWRFYGLARASKASFIPCVQLHSTNAVMGATVEDFNRAKEQLSTLKEDPGNEVKLKIYALFKQATQGPCNTSKPGMLDFVNKAKWDAWKSLGSVSQEEARQKYVELITSLVATEAPAVATQPAGSAKVFQTLLVSTEDNITAIRLNRPEKKNAITVEMYNELIEALDLAGKDDSVITVMTGSGDYYCSGNDLNNFTNTPAGGVEALAKKSGELLRGYVKAYIDFPKPLIAVINGPAVGVSVTLLGLFDVVYATERATFHTPFSQLGQSPEGCSSYLFPKMMGAAKASEMLLFNKKLTAAQACELGLVTEVFPDNTFQTEVWTRLKAYAKLPRNSLALSKQVIRGVEKEKLHAVNDAEVERLVERWLSDECMQAIMSFFQSKSKL, encoded by the exons ATGGCAGCTGTGTTCAAATTCCTCTCGCCGTGGAGATTTTATGGATTAGCCCG AGCATCTAAGGCTTCATTCATCCCATGTGTTCAGCTGCACAGTACTAATGCAGTAATGGGAGCAACGGTAGAAGATTTCAACAGGGCCAAAGAACAGCTGAGCACTTTGAAGGAGGACCCGGGCAATGAGGTCAAACTCAAGATCTACGCACTCTTTAAACAG GCCACCCAAGGACCCTGTAACACCTCTAAACCTGGTATGCTGGACTTTGTGAACAAAGCTAAATGGGATGCCTGGAAAAGTCTGGGGTCTGTATCACAG GAAGAGGCCAGGCAGAAATATGTGGAGCTCATCACATCTCTGGTGGCAACAGAAGCTCCTGCGGTGGCAACACAGCCTGCTGGGAGTGCGAAGGTCTTCCAGACCCTGCTGGTCAGCACAGAAGACAACATCACAGCCATTCGCCTCAACAGACCGGAGAAAAAAAACGCCATTACTGTAGAG ATGTACAATGAGTTGATTGAGGCTCTGGATCTTGCTGGAAAAGATGATTCTGTCATTACAGTGATGACAG GCAGTGGAGATTATTACTGCAGCGGAAATGACCTGAACAACTTCACTAACACCCCAGCGGGTGGCGTCGAGGCGCTGGCTAAGAAATCTGGGGAGTTATTGAG GGGGTATGTAAAGGCATACATTGACTTCCCCAAACCCCTGATTGCAGTTATAAATGGACCTGCAGTGGGGGTGTCAGTCACTCTGTTAGGACTTTTTGATGTCGTTTATGCCACAGAGAGG GCAACGTTTCACACACCCTTCAGTCAGTTGGGTCAGAGTCCCGAGGGCTGCTCTTCATATCTTTTCCCTAAAATGATGGGTGCAGCAAAG GCCAGTGAGATGTTGTTGTTCAATAAGAAGCTGACGGCTGCACAGGCCTGTGAACTCGGTTTGGTGACCGAAGTCTTTCCTGACAACACCTTTCAAACAGAGGTGTGGACCAGACTGAAGGCGTATGCCAAACTGCCCAGAAAT TCTTTGGCCCTGTCGAAGCAGGTGATCCGAGGGGTTGAGAAAGAGAAACTTCACGCTGTGAATGACGCTGAGGTGGAGAGACTGGTGGAGCGCTGGCTCTCGGATGAGTGCATGCAGGCCATCATGAGTTTCTTCCAGTCCAAGTCTAAACTGTGA
- the cidea gene encoding lipid transferase CIDEC, which produces MVLSSMEYAKTLVPTSLMRSVSSVQNSLAQRMVSPPQPRPYRVCTPHRRRRKGFVATSLEDLMDKVASPFLVTCHEFSLVLEDDGTVVDSEAFFQSLPTNTLFMVVEKGKVWTPNKQVLPSFTQPKRKGIAHLSFDLYKLDPQDFLGCLTIKATLYEIYTLSYDIHCYRAKEILKSFLRCFLNASRVAGHVLLCSSTYALQQIEEEEYSR; this is translated from the exons ATGGTTCTATCAAGTATGGAGTATGCAAAAACTTTAGTTCCTACATCTTTAATGAG GTCTGTGTCGTCGGTACAGAACTCTCTGGCACAGCGCATGGTGTCTCCTCCACAGCCCCGTCCATACAGGGTTTGCACACCGCACCGCCGTCGGAGAAAGGGTTTTGTGGCTACATCTCTGGAAGACCTCATGGACAAG GTGGCAAGTCCTTTTCTTGTAACCTGTCATGAATTCTCTCTGGTGCTTGAGGATGATGGGACGGTGGTGGACTCTGAAGCCTTTTTTCAGTCTCTGCCAACTAACACTCTGTTTATGGTTGTAGAGAAAGGGAAAGTTTGGACCCCAAATAAACAG GTTCTTCCGAGTTTCACTCAACCAAAAAGGAAAGGAATCGCCCATCTGAGCTTTGACCTGTACAAACTGGACCCACAGGATTTTCTGGGCTGTCTTACTATTAAAGCCACACTTTATGAAATATATACACTCTCATATGACATCCACTGCTACAGAGCCAAGGAGATATTAAA GTCTTTCTTGCGATGTTTCTTGAACGCAAGCAGAGTGGCAGGTCATGTTCTTCTCTGTAGCTCCACGTATGCATTACAGCAAATTGAGGAAGAGGAATACTCTCGATGA
- the tubb6 gene encoding tubulin, beta 6 class V, whose protein sequence is MREIVHIQAGQCGNQIGSKFWEVISDEHGIDPAGNYVGDSTLQLDRINVYYNEASSQKYVPRAVLVDLEPGTMDSVRSGAFGQLFRPDNFIFGQTGAGNNWAKGHYTEGAELVDSILDVVRKECEHCDCLQGFQLTHSLGGGTGSGMGTLLISKIREEYPDRIMNTFSIMPSPKVSDTVVEPYNATLSVHQLVENTDETYCIDNEALYDICFRTLKLTTPTYGDLNHLVSATMSGVTTSLRFPGQLNADLRKLAVNMVPFPRLHFFMPGFAPLTARGSQQYRALTVPELTQQMFDAKNMMAACDPRHGRYLTVATVFRGPMSMKEVDEQMLAIQNKNSSYFVEWIPNNVKVAVCDIPPRGLKMASTFIGNSTAIQELFKRISEQFSAMFRRKAFLHWFTGEGMDEMEFTEAESNMNDLVSEYQQYQEATANDGEEAFEDEEEELNE, encoded by the exons ATGAGGGAGATCGTGCACATTCAAGCCGGACAGTGCGGAAATCAGATTGGTTCAAAG TTCTGGGAAGTCATCAGCGACGAGCATGGCATTGATCCAGCCGGCAACTATGTAGGTGACTCAACCCTGCAGCTTGACAGAATCAATGTATACTACAACGAGGCATCCT CACAGAAATATGTTCCCAGAGCAGTGCTTGTGGACTTGGAGCCAGGTACTATGGACAGTGTTCGATCTGGGGCATTTGGACAGCTTTTTCGCCCTGACAACTTCATTTTTG GACAGACAGGTGCGGGCAACAACTGGGCGAAGGGCCACTATACTGAGGGAGCCGAACTGGTGGATTCAATCCTGGATGTGGTTAGGAAAGAGTGTGAACATTGCGACTGCCTTCAGGGCTTCCAGCTCACGCATTCCTTGGGCGGCGGAACTGGATCTGGGATGGGGACTCTTCTGATCAGTAAGATCCGCGAGGAGTATCCTGACCGCATCATGAACACCTTCAGCATCATGCCTTCACCTAAAGTGTCTGACACAGTGGTGGAACCCTACAACGCCACTCTCTCTGTACATCAGCTGGTGGAAAACACAGACGAAACCTACTGTATCGACAACGAGGCGCTTTACGACATCTGCTTCCGCACGCTCAAGCTCACGACCCCCACGTACGGTGATCTCAATCATTTGGTGTCGGCCACCATGAGCGGGGTCACTACGTCGCTGAGGTTCCCCGGGCAGCTTAACGCTGACCTGCGCAAGCTGGCCGTCAACATGGTCCCTTTCCCCCGTCTTCATTTCTTCATGCCAGGTTTTGCACCGTTGACCGCAAGAGGAAGTCAGCAGTATCGTGCCCTCACGGTGCCTGAActcacacagcagatgtttgatGCCAAAAACATGATGGCGGCCTGCGACCCACGCCACGGGCGTTACCTCACGGTTGCTACGGTTTTCCGTGGCCCCATGTCCATGAAGGAGGTGGATGAGCAGATGCTGGCTATTCAGAACAAGAACAGCAGCTATTTTGTTGAGTGGATCCCCAATAACGTTAAAGTTGCCGTGTGTGACATTCCACCCAGGGGGCTCAAGATGGCCTCCACTTTTATCGGCAACAGCACCGCCATCCAAGAGCTTTTCAAACGTATTTCCGAGCAGTTCTCTGCCATGTTCAGACGCAAGGCCTTCCTGCATTGGTTTACAGGAGAAGGAATGGATGAGATGGAGTTCACCGAAGCCGAGAGTAATATGAATGATCTGGTTTCAGAATATCAGCAGTACCAGGAGGCTACGGCCAATGATGGCGAAGAGGCGTTCGAAGATGAGGAAGAAGAGCTGAATGAGTGA